The proteins below are encoded in one region of Helicoverpa armigera isolate CAAS_96S chromosome 11, ASM3070526v1, whole genome shotgun sequence:
- the LOC110372010 gene encoding mitochondrial cardiolipin hydrolase produces the protein MILNPRILSSAAAVAITCAVSAAAYYYRSRNAEINEVMVFCKLQFNVYNYFDKLISYVEAAKKTVNVCMPSIHNPAIQARLVTLIKKKNIKVRIIIDRSGYNDSTDFFINELIEAGAEIKCKVNEPIYEMQHKFCLVDDKVLMTGTLDWGNDRSADDWNYVYITSKSQLVKPVKSEFYQMWGEFSSDIRLNNKPTPNESDPEIVENVNSETNNVETRTDLEPNTMRETALTPEVYIL, from the exons ATGATATTAAATCCACGCATTCTATCGTCGGCTGCAGCGGTTGCCATAACGTGTGCTGTGTCGGCGGCTGCATACTACTACAGAAGTCgcaatgctgaaataaatgaagtaatgGTATTCTGCAAATTACAATTCAATGTCTACAACTATTTCGACAAGTTGATCAGTTATGTAGAAGCGGCTAAGAAAACTGTAAATGTCTGCATGCCAAGCATCCACAATCCTGCTATCCAAGCTCGCTTGGTCACTttgataaagaagaaaaatatcaaagttcGTATAATCATTGACCGGTCTGGATATAACGACTCGACagacttttttataaatgaactCATAGAAGCTG GAGCAGAAATCAAATGTAAAGTAAATGAACCAATTTATGAGATGCAACACAAATTCTGCTTAGTCGACGACAAAGTTCTTATGACTGGCACTCTAGACTGGGGTAATGACCGCTCTGCCGACGATTGGAATTACGTGTACATCACTAGCAAATCACAACTTGTAAAACCAGTAAAAAGTGAATTTTATCAAATGTGGGGTGAATTTTCTAGCGATATACGGCTGAACAACAAGCCTACGCCAAACGAGAGCGACCCAGAAATCGTAGAAAATGTaaattctgaaacaaataatgttgaaactCGAACGGATTTAGAACCAAACACTATGCGAGAAACAGCATTGACCCCAGAAGTTTATATATTGTAG
- the LOC110372011 gene encoding mediator of RNA polymerase II transcription subunit 10 has protein sequence MSSPLENLETQLEMFIENVRQIRIIVSDFQPQGQSVLNQKIQSLVTGLQEVDKLKSQVHDIHVPTEVFDYIDQGRNPQLYTKDCIDKALAKNEEVKGKIDSYKRFKSHLLSELSKTFPNEIAKYKAIRGGE, from the exons ATGTCTTCACCACTAGAAAATCTGGAGACCCAACTTGAAATGTTCATCGAAAACGTGCGGCAAATTCGCATCATCGTTAGCGATTTCCAGCCGCAAGGGCAGAGTGTCCTGAATCAGAAGAT ACAGTCTCTGGTCACTGGCTTGCAGGAGGTGGATAAACTGAAATCTCAAGTGCATGATATTCATGTTCCTACTGAGGTGTTTGA CTACATTGACCAAGGTCGCAACCCTCAGCTGTACACTAAAGACTGCATAGACAAGGCCTTGGCCAAGAATGAAGAGGTTAAAGGAAAGATAGACTCATACAAGCGTTTCAAGAGTCACCTTCTGTCCGAGCTCTCCAAAACATTCCCCAATGAAATAGCTAAATATAAAGCTATTAGGGGTGGGGAATAG
- the LOC110372017 gene encoding mitochondrial thiamine pyrophosphate carrier produces the protein MVLAVQNTGTQTTFYEAAIAGGLAGAFTRAVAQPLDVLKIRFQLQLEPIENGSKYSSILQAVGSIVKEEGIFTLWSGHVPAQLLSISYGVLQFSVFESLTQVCKGSDMAFYNTHRHWINFTNGGVAAAVGTVVSFPFDTVRTRLIAEQKTKKAYKGFTHAVTHMVKTEGVASLFKGLTPTLGQIAPHAGIQFAVYRLFTETVFNRIPFFQRQKTMHSVVESSLMANLIAGSIAGFVSKTAIYPFDLVKKRLQIQGFQQYRKEFGKQMYCNGLLHCVKLTITMEGFLALYKGYGPSMLKAVLVSAMHFAVYDEIKHMFLRLKS, from the coding sequence ATGGTGCTGGCAGTGCAAAACACCGGGACCCAGACAACGTTTTATGAAGCTGCGATTGCTGGCGGCCTAGCAGGAGCCTTCACGAGAGCAGTAGCGCAACCCCTCGACGTTCTAAAAATACGATTCCAACTCCAACTCGAACCGATAGAAAATGGATCGAAATACAGCTCTATACTACAAGCAGTCGGCAGTATTGTGAAGGAAGAAGGAATTTTCACATTATGGAGTGGGCACGTACCAGCGCAGTTGTTATCAATATCTTATGGAGTCCTGCAGTTTTCCGTATTTGAATCGCTCACGCAAGTATGCAAGGGTTCTGATATGGCCTTCTATAACACTCATAGACATTGGATAAACTTTACTAATGGTGGTGTGGCTGCTGCCGTGGGTACTGTCGTATCTTTTCCCTTTGATACAGTCAGAACTAGGTTGATAGCTGAgcagaaaacaaaaaaagcCTACAAAGGGTTTACACATGCAGTTACACATATGGTTAAGACTGAGGGTGTAGCATCATTATTCAAAGGCTTGACTCCCACACTTGGGCAGATTGCCCCCCATGCTGGCATACAGTTTGCAGTATACAGGCTGTTCACAGAGACTGTATTTAACAGAATACCGTTCTTCCAAAGACAAAAGACTATGCACTCTGTGGTGGAATCCTCATTAATGGCAAACTTGATAGCTGGCTCTATAGCAGGGTTTGTGTCAAAAACAGCCATTTATCCATTTGATTTAGTGAAAAAGAGACTACAGATTCAAGGTTTTCAACAATATAGGAAAGAGTTTGGTAAGCAAATGTACTGTAATGGTTTGTTACATTGTGTGAAGTTGACTATCACAATGGAAGGGTTCCTAGCACTCTACAAAGGCTATGGGCCAAGTATGCTGAAGGCGGTGTTAGTGTCCGCAATGCACTTCGCAGTGTATGATGAAATCAAACACATGTTTTTGCGGTTGAAGAGTTGA
- the LOC110372005 gene encoding uncharacterized protein LOC110372005 — protein sequence MVKFWWMFILFAKTASASDNELPSAEAQKESRFLPLFEVKRYDNRPGPGLGPGGLPPLTTVPIAGERCSSRLESALDQMKRRKRTQPKNLDTPLSQSIDLNGYSLYQQMRSAPVDMYVTRMRVRLPQNSNWVRVEKCYFDPRNVSLDTMLLFHDITISGNVDLYDANDLDRGLPPSRLRRHYAESRALDGPYVDEYSRNRGSNGCNMILRLRKAGIGFHTRPLNQQPGKFNVKTDSEFVEPGFISVYAYGCEKYINRNSVRNKDDLPLNRRKRSDEFSFDPRLRQMYDGQDSRAADNNHDIIYEPRSRVNYERSKLFRPDDELDEAEDISREMEDIFTKGIRTLLTTYMKKELQPAIKDTLMRNMGYVISYG from the exons ATGGTGAAGTTCTGGTGGATGTTTATATTGTTTGCGAAAACTGCTTCGGCTAGTGATAACGAACTTCCATCTGCAGAAGCACAAAAAG AGTCACGATTCCTACCCCTGTTCGAAGTCAAGCGATATGACAATCGACCAGGCCCTGGGCTAGGACCTGGCGGTCTACCGCCGCTGACCACGGTGCCAATCGCCGGAGAACGCTGCTCCTCACGCCTCGAATCTGCTTTAGACCAGATGAAGCGACGGAAAAGGACGCAGCCTAAAAACCTTGATACTCCTTTG AGCCAAAGCATCGACCTCAATGGCTACAGCTTGTACCAGCAAATGCGATCAGCACCCGTGGACATGTATGTTACGAGAATGAGGGTACGACTCCCGCAGAACAGCAACTGGGTGAGAGTGGAGAAATGCTACTTCGACCCTAGGAACGTCTCTTTAGACACCATGCTTCTATTCCATGATATTACCATCAGTGGAAATGTAGACTTGTATGATGCAAATGATCTCGATAGGGGTCTACCTCCGAGTAGGTTGAGAAGACATTATGCAGAATCCAGGGCTTTAGATGGACCCTACGTTGACGAATATTCTAGAAACCGCGGCAGCAATGGTTGCAACATGATCCTCAGATTACGAAAGGCTGGAATTGGTTTCCACACGAGACCTCTAAATCAACAGCCAGGGAAATTCAACGTCAAAACTGATTCTGAATTTGTAGAACCTGGTTTCATAAGTGTTTACGCGTATGGTTgcgaaaaatacataaacaggAACTCTGTCAGAAACAAGGATGACTTACCTCTAAACCGGAGGAAACGGTCAGATGAATTCAGTTTCGACCCACGACTGCGCCAAATGTATGATGGTCAGGACAGTAGGGCCGCCGACAATAATCACGACATTATCTATGAGCCGCGAAGCAGGGTTAATTACGAGCGAAGTAAACTGTTCAGACCGGACGACGAATTGGACGAAGCTGAGGATATTTCCCGAGAGATGGAGGATATATTCACGAAAGGTATTAGAACTCTTTTGACGACTTATATGAAGAAGGAACTGCAGCCTGCTATCAAAGACACGTTGATGAGAAATATGGGTTATGTTATATCATACGGCTAA
- the LOC110372009 gene encoding zinc finger protein 37 isoform X1: protein MANVKSRLKAPKSASTKKKTGLSKVKKSSGPKELLKNDNVVMRRPCNRKVLTADEKVKFLLKHGHMLKEKFIAKPPVNVKPPPPIKTPGVSKKKHNSNHPMIAKSGHLKKNAKCNMKLVGNILKNELMINDRTAKNGANGAVLRSPLPVGVNNNNDTAITDQNSTFHEFSDEECKLSGDVSAASNEVSDDEECSDNLEGKDTNKSKNGKKASTKKKTSEQHIKLKNGVVLSLANFECDYCKKTFNKKAALRSHMYTHLGIKQFRCPHCPRLFKRRTNLHNHIDRTHKALADDPEIYVCNYCDKPFLDKDTLKEHLASHSQSENPFKCIYCNKVFAYHTLLMQHERKHMVGGRHECTLCSMSYRCRNRLYMHVKSHLKIKDFVCQYCGKDFLRQNSLTRHVEVNHGGHRIVCPICKKNLKGHLTEHMRTHEKKRPHVCPECGQRFTQSTQMNVHRRSHTGARPYPCRICKRLFSHSNALMLHIRRHTGEKPFPCAMCPMSFSQLPHMKTHMRKIHGKENPYKCAKCNSFYKLKAQLDVHEKTCTAGTTAKPEPKGKKKKSIKGDDEIEVEASMSLSRMRFLLALLLTMIATKEKLKYLGFNKRLVDEILVESLEAMSQTPCKDESLPPVKRLRKNIEMLLIGTVPKDQMENFKKENKSTEDILELLTNEKEK from the exons ATGGCTAATGTAAAGAGTAGATTAAAAGCACCCAAAAGTGCATCTACAAAGAAGAAGACGGGactaagtaaagtaaaaaaatcctCAGGTCCCAAAGAGTTGTTGAAGAATGATAATGTGGTGATGAGGAGGCCGTGCAACCGTAAGGTCTTGACCGCTGATGAAAAGGTTAAATTCTTGTTGAAACATGGACATATGCTGAAAGAGAAGTTTATAGCTAAGCCACCGGTGAATGTGAAGCCTCCCCCGCCTATTAAAACACCAGGCGTTTCTAAGAAAAAGCATAACAGCAATCATCCCATGATAGCAAAAAGCGGTCACCTTAAAAAGAATGCCAAATGCAATATGAAACTCGTTGGCAATATATTGAAGAATGAACTGATGATAAATGACCGGACTGCTAAGAACGGTGCAAACGGTGCAGTGTTGCGTTCACCGTTGCCAGTGGGCGTGAACAATAACAATGACACAGCTATAACAGACCAAAACAGTACATTTCATGAGTTCTCCGATGAAGAGTGCAAACTCTCAGGGGATGTGTCTGCTGCATCCAATGAGGTTTCTGATGATGAAGAATGTTCAGACAATTTGGAAGGaaaagatacaaataaatctaaaaatggCAAGAAGgctagtacaaaaaagaaaacaagtgaACAacatatcaaattaaaaaatggaGTGGTGTTGTCTTTAGCTAATTTTGAATGTGATTATTGTAAGAAGACGTTCAACAAGAAAGCTGCATTACGCAGTCACATGTACACACATCTTGGTATCAAGCAGTTTCGGTGTCCACATTGCCCACGTTTGTTTAAGAGACGCACTAACTTACATAATCACATAGACCGCACTCACAAAGCTCTTGCGGACGATCCAGAaatttatgtttgtaattattgtgACAAACCGTTCCTTGATAAAGACACTTTGAAGGAACATCTTGCATCTCACAGTCAAAGTGAAAAtccttttaaatgtatttactgTAACAAAGTTTTTGCCTATCACACTCTGTTGATGCAGCATGAGAGGAAACATATGGTGGGAGGGCGCCACGAGTGCACTCTGTGCAGCATGTCGTACCGCTGTCGCAACCGCCTCTACATGCATGTCAAAAGCCATTTAAAAATCAAAGATTTTGTATGCCAGTATTGTGGTAAAGACTTTCTCAGACAGAATTCACTTACAAGACATGTTGAGGTCAACCACGGTGGACATAGGATTGTGTGTCCGATCTGTAAAAAGAACTTGAAGGGGCACTTAACTGAGCATATGCGGACTCATGAGAAGAAGCGTCCGCATGTGTGTCCAGAGTGTGGACAGCGGTTCACTCAGTCCACACAGATGAACGTTCACCGGCGCTCACACACCGGCGCGAGGCCGTACCCTTGTCGCATATGCAAGCGCCTCTTCTCTCACTCTAACGCTCTAATGCTGCATATTCGTCGTCACACAGGGGAGAAACCCTTCCCATGTGCCATGTGCCCCATGTCCTTCTCTCAGCTGCCGCACATGAAAACCCACATGAGGAAAATCCACGGCAAGGAGAACCCATACAAGTGTGCTAAGTGTAACTCCTTTTACAAGCTCAAGGCACAGCTTGATGTCCACGAGAAGACTTGCACAGCAGGAACAACCGCCAAACCTGAGCCCAAAGGTAAAAAGAAGAAGTCCATCAAAGGTGATGATGAGATAGAAGTGGAAGCGTCCATGTCTCTCTCCCGCATGAGGTTCCTGCTCGCACTCCTCCTCACGATGATCGCTACCAAAGAAAAACTCAAATACTTAG GTTTCAACAAAAGGCTGGTGGATGAAATCCTTGTAGAGTCGTTGGAGGCTATGAGTCAAACTCCTTGCAAGGATGAGTCCCTCCCGCCTGTCAAGCGCCTTCGCAAGAACATAGAAATGCTTCTAATAGGGACGGTACCTAAAGACCAGATGGAAAACTTCAAGAAAGAGAACAAGTCTACGGAAGATATCCTGGAATTATTAACGAATGAGAAAGAGAAATGA
- the LOC110372009 gene encoding zinc finger protein 774 isoform X2, which translates to MRRPCNRKVLTADEKVKFLLKHGHMLKEKFIAKPPVNVKPPPPIKTPGVSKKKHNSNHPMIAKSGHLKKNAKCNMKLVGNILKNELMINDRTAKNGANGAVLRSPLPVGVNNNNDTAITDQNSTFHEFSDEECKLSGDVSAASNEVSDDEECSDNLEGKDTNKSKNGKKASTKKKTSEQHIKLKNGVVLSLANFECDYCKKTFNKKAALRSHMYTHLGIKQFRCPHCPRLFKRRTNLHNHIDRTHKALADDPEIYVCNYCDKPFLDKDTLKEHLASHSQSENPFKCIYCNKVFAYHTLLMQHERKHMVGGRHECTLCSMSYRCRNRLYMHVKSHLKIKDFVCQYCGKDFLRQNSLTRHVEVNHGGHRIVCPICKKNLKGHLTEHMRTHEKKRPHVCPECGQRFTQSTQMNVHRRSHTGARPYPCRICKRLFSHSNALMLHIRRHTGEKPFPCAMCPMSFSQLPHMKTHMRKIHGKENPYKCAKCNSFYKLKAQLDVHEKTCTAGTTAKPEPKGKKKKSIKGDDEIEVEASMSLSRMRFLLALLLTMIATKEKLKYLGFNKRLVDEILVESLEAMSQTPCKDESLPPVKRLRKNIEMLLIGTVPKDQMENFKKENKSTEDILELLTNEKEK; encoded by the exons ATGAGGAGGCCGTGCAACCGTAAGGTCTTGACCGCTGATGAAAAGGTTAAATTCTTGTTGAAACATGGACATATGCTGAAAGAGAAGTTTATAGCTAAGCCACCGGTGAATGTGAAGCCTCCCCCGCCTATTAAAACACCAGGCGTTTCTAAGAAAAAGCATAACAGCAATCATCCCATGATAGCAAAAAGCGGTCACCTTAAAAAGAATGCCAAATGCAATATGAAACTCGTTGGCAATATATTGAAGAATGAACTGATGATAAATGACCGGACTGCTAAGAACGGTGCAAACGGTGCAGTGTTGCGTTCACCGTTGCCAGTGGGCGTGAACAATAACAATGACACAGCTATAACAGACCAAAACAGTACATTTCATGAGTTCTCCGATGAAGAGTGCAAACTCTCAGGGGATGTGTCTGCTGCATCCAATGAGGTTTCTGATGATGAAGAATGTTCAGACAATTTGGAAGGaaaagatacaaataaatctaaaaatggCAAGAAGgctagtacaaaaaagaaaacaagtgaACAacatatcaaattaaaaaatggaGTGGTGTTGTCTTTAGCTAATTTTGAATGTGATTATTGTAAGAAGACGTTCAACAAGAAAGCTGCATTACGCAGTCACATGTACACACATCTTGGTATCAAGCAGTTTCGGTGTCCACATTGCCCACGTTTGTTTAAGAGACGCACTAACTTACATAATCACATAGACCGCACTCACAAAGCTCTTGCGGACGATCCAGAaatttatgtttgtaattattgtgACAAACCGTTCCTTGATAAAGACACTTTGAAGGAACATCTTGCATCTCACAGTCAAAGTGAAAAtccttttaaatgtatttactgTAACAAAGTTTTTGCCTATCACACTCTGTTGATGCAGCATGAGAGGAAACATATGGTGGGAGGGCGCCACGAGTGCACTCTGTGCAGCATGTCGTACCGCTGTCGCAACCGCCTCTACATGCATGTCAAAAGCCATTTAAAAATCAAAGATTTTGTATGCCAGTATTGTGGTAAAGACTTTCTCAGACAGAATTCACTTACAAGACATGTTGAGGTCAACCACGGTGGACATAGGATTGTGTGTCCGATCTGTAAAAAGAACTTGAAGGGGCACTTAACTGAGCATATGCGGACTCATGAGAAGAAGCGTCCGCATGTGTGTCCAGAGTGTGGACAGCGGTTCACTCAGTCCACACAGATGAACGTTCACCGGCGCTCACACACCGGCGCGAGGCCGTACCCTTGTCGCATATGCAAGCGCCTCTTCTCTCACTCTAACGCTCTAATGCTGCATATTCGTCGTCACACAGGGGAGAAACCCTTCCCATGTGCCATGTGCCCCATGTCCTTCTCTCAGCTGCCGCACATGAAAACCCACATGAGGAAAATCCACGGCAAGGAGAACCCATACAAGTGTGCTAAGTGTAACTCCTTTTACAAGCTCAAGGCACAGCTTGATGTCCACGAGAAGACTTGCACAGCAGGAACAACCGCCAAACCTGAGCCCAAAGGTAAAAAGAAGAAGTCCATCAAAGGTGATGATGAGATAGAAGTGGAAGCGTCCATGTCTCTCTCCCGCATGAGGTTCCTGCTCGCACTCCTCCTCACGATGATCGCTACCAAAGAAAAACTCAAATACTTAG GTTTCAACAAAAGGCTGGTGGATGAAATCCTTGTAGAGTCGTTGGAGGCTATGAGTCAAACTCCTTGCAAGGATGAGTCCCTCCCGCCTGTCAAGCGCCTTCGCAAGAACATAGAAATGCTTCTAATAGGGACGGTACCTAAAGACCAGATGGAAAACTTCAAGAAAGAGAACAAGTCTACGGAAGATATCCTGGAATTATTAACGAATGAGAAAGAGAAATGA
- the LOC110371992 gene encoding putative sodium-coupled neutral amino acid transporter 10 translates to MGTTGQSITLANSIIGVGILAMPFCFQQCGVLLATLILLFMGLVSRLCCHFLLKSALLARRRNFEFLAFHVFGQAGKIAVEVGIIGFLMGTCIAYFVVVGDLGPQIIAKMFNINQSDILRTSIMVIVSIVCVLPLGLLRNVDSLSNVSAATIAFYFCLVMKVIFEAAGVMLTSDWNQRVEMWRPAGLLQCVPIFSMALFCQTQLFEIFESLPTLSLEKMNIVTKNAINICTAVYFTLGMFGYVAFASRDISGNILMSLSPTMASDVIKLGFVMSLAFSFPLIIFPCRASLYSFLYKKVHSSHHDHIINHSIPETTFRCITVGIVGVALFISLLIPNIELVLGLVGSTIGVLICVVFPAACFLNVTFKNTNERVLAKGVLVLGLVIMVLGTYANLQAAESSIEKYDDKYTQERIDKIVEDFFENRDKDDVYLKPPPESNLPKEPINTIEIKKDIRKDSEIQPPNPVPPESQSNEKLPQTKKIIKTEEKIIPKPEIKEAIDKVSETHPRNLKNKLESKLANGISNGEAQKTNEVKPQSNEDKIDMIKQQKLIETIKQHGEEQKELIKEQKEILDEILKTKKELQQNKNEAEGAIEAKKIAVESIKQIADMAIKSIGGVSEKPDVKDEVKAERLEKLTNDAVQEIAKKAVETIEAIQEIKEKPEQPIAAPQNSLPNAQANVQAQNIPAQNVQPQNVQAAIPVNPQVIQGANAPVKPKDQAPNNIAANVLPQVNSAVVNQNGAVVQNNVNNANQQLKREIKPANEIAKENAQVPNIQPKLPENNAQNQPKVNNINKPVLNAEVGAEKPHSHSPDEPQSYKQGEDTQAKVPETKVVQNVPLPIVNELANNQMKINRQPAAIQPNKDDIKVNIPSKVQNNGAKPNLQANLPPPNSNLQQIVNQAHARQKREVVDCTKKVTLKPEDKAICRNLIDGNKDSQEILKSVDLNEVALPKSLPLDVNVLHHISRALKSFDRDER, encoded by the exons ATGGGTACCACTGGCCAATCTATCACGCTGGCCAACAGTATTATCGGAGTCGGAATATTGGCTATGCCTTTCTGCTTTCAACAA tGTGGTGTATTGCTAGCTACTCTCATACTACTGTTTATGGGTCTGGTCTCAAGATTATGTTGCCACTTCCTTTTGAAATCAGCTCTCCTTGCAAGAAGAAGAAACTTTGAATTTTTAG ctTTCCATGTATTCGGACAAGCTGGAAAAATAGCTGTGGAAGTTGGCATCATCGGCTTTCTGATGGGCACGTGTATAGCTTACTTTGTTGTGGTCGGAGATCTGGGACCACAGATTATTGCTAAGATGTTTAACATTAACCAGAGTGATATATTGAG AACATCAATAATGGTGATAGTATCGATCGTATGCGTGCTACCACTGGGCTTGCTGCGAAACGTGGACAGTCTGAGCAACGTGAGCGCGGCTACTATAGCATTCTACTTCTGTCTTGTTATGaag GTAATATTCGAAGCGGCCGGCGTGATGCTGACGAGCGATTGGAACCAGCGCGTCGAGATGTGGCGTCCGGCCGGCCTGTTGCAATGTGTGCCTATATTCTCTATGGCGTTGTTTTGTCAAAC ACAACTGTTCGAGATATTCGAGTCCCTCCCTACATTATCACTGGAGAAGATGAACATAGTGACGAAGAATGCCATCAACATTTGCACCGCGGTGTACTTCACTCTCGGCATGTTTGGTTATGTTGCCTTCGCTTCTCGTGATATATCAG gcAATATCCTAATGAGCTTGAGTCCAACAATGGCAAGTGACGTCATCAAGCTTGGTTTCGTGATGTCGCTCGCGTTCAGTTTCCCTCTCATCATATTCCCTTGCAGAGCCAGTTTATACTCGTTCTTGTATAAGAag GTCCACTCATCCCACCACGACCACATAATCAACCACTCGATCCCAGAAACCACATTCCGCTGTATAACAGTGGGTATAGTGGGGGTGGCTCTGTTCATCAGCCTGTTGATCCCCAACATAGAGCTGGTGCTGGGCCTGGTGGGCTCCACTATAGGAGTGCTGATCTGCGTCGTGTTCCCGGCCGCTTGCTTCCTCAATGTCACCTTTAAGAACACCAATGAACGGGTGTTGGCCAAG GGTGTACTAGTCCTCGGGCTAGTTATAATGGTGCTCGGAACATACGCGAACTTACAAGCGGCAGAAAGCAGCATTGAGAAGTATGATGATAAGTACACGCAAGAACGTATTGACAAGATCGTTGAAGACTTCTTTGAGAATAGGGATAAAGATG ATGTTTATTTGAAACCACCACCAGAGAGCAACCTACCAAAAGAACCTATCAACACAATAGAAATCAAGAAAGATATTCGCAAAGATTCAGAGATCCAACCGCCAAATCCCGTCCCACCAGAATCGCAATCCAACGAGAAACTACCACagacaaagaaaataatcaaaacagAAGAAAAGATAATACCAAAACCTGAAATCAAAGAAGCTATAGACAAAGTATCTGAAACTCATCCAAGAAATCTCAAAAATAAGTTAGAATCTAAATTAGCAAACGGTATAAGCAATGGCGAAGCtcagaaaacaaatgaagtcaAACCACAGTCGAACGAAGATAAAATCGACATGATCAAGCAACAGAAACTTATTGAAACTATCAAACAGCATGGTGAAGAACAAAAAGAGTTAATAAAAGAACAGAAAGAAATTCTAGACGAGATATTGAAGACTAAGAAAGAACTTCAACAAAATAAGAATGAGGCAGAAGGAGCTATTGAAGCTAAGAAAATAGCTGTTGAAAGTATCAAGCAGATTGCTGATATGGCAATAAAAAGTATAGGTGGGGTTTCTGAAAAACCTGATGTTAAAGATGAAGTAAAAGCAGAAAGGTTGGAGAAATTAACTAATGATGCTGTGCAAGAAATAGCTAAGAAGGCTGTGGAAACTATAGAGGCTATTCAAGAAATTAAAGAGAAGCCTGAACAGCCGATCGCAGCTCCACAAAATAGTCTGCCGAATGCTCAAGCAAATGTCCAAGCCCAGAACATTCCCGCACAAAATGTTCAACCTCAAAATGTACAGGCAGCAATACCAGTCAATCCTCAAGTGATACAAGGTGCTAATGCTCCTGTAAAACCGAAAGATCAAGCTCCCAATAATATAGCTGCAAATGTTCTTCCACAAGTAAACAGTGCAGTTGTAAATCAAAATGGCGCTGTCgttcaaaataatgttaacaaTGCAAACCAGCAACTAAAACGAGAAATCAAGCCTGCTAATGAAATAGCAAAAGAAAACGCACAAGTACCGAATATTCAACCTAAACTACCAGAAAATAACGCACAAAATCAACCTAaagtaaacaatataaataaaccagTTTTAAATGCAGAAGTTGGTGCAGAAAAACCACATTCGCATTCACCTGATGAGCCACAATCATACAAGCAAGGCGAAGATACACAAGCCAAGGTTCCCGAGACTAAAGTGGTACAAAACGTGCCTCTACCCATAGTTAATGAGCTTGCTAACAATCAAATGAAGATCAACAGACAGCCAGCTGCAATACAACCTAATAAAGACGATATAAAAGTGAATATACCTTctaaagttcaaaataatgGTGCTAAACCGAATTTACAAGCTAATCTCCCTCCACCTAACTCTAATTTACAACAGATTGTCAATCAAGCCCACGCTAGGCAGAAAAGAGAAGTTGTCGATTGTACCAAAAAGGTGACTTTAAAACCAGAGGACAAAGCTATTTGTAGAAACTTAATAGACGGGAATAAAGATTCTCAAGAAATATTGAAGAGTGTAGATTTGAATGAAGTAGCCTTACCTAAGAGTTTACCTCTCGATGTCAATGTTCTACATCATATTAGCAGAGCATTAAAAAGCTTCGATAGAGACGAAAGATAA